The DNA sequence CTTTTTCCCTTTTCCATTCTGTAAAATAACTCGCCATGAACATCTTAATGGTATTGACGTCCCACGACCAGCTGGGCAACACGGGTCACAAAACCGGCTTCTGGCTGGAAGAATTTGCGGCCCCCTACTACGTCTTCAAAGATGCCGGCGCCACGCTGACCCTGGCCTCCCCGGCCGGCGGCCAGCCGCCCCTCGACCCCAAGAGCGACGACCCCAGCGCCCAGACCGACGCTACCAAGCGCTTCAAAGCCGACCCCGAGGCCCAGCAGGCCTTGGCCTCCACGGTAAAGCTCGACAGCGTACAAGCGGCCGACTACGACGCGGTATTCTACCCCGGCGGCCACGGTCCGCTCTGGGATTTGGCCGAAGACAAAAAGTCGATTGAGCTGATTGAAACCCTGTACGCCGCCGGCAAGCCCGTAGCGGCCGTGTGCCACGCGCCCGGCGTGCTGCGCCACGTGAAAGCGCCCAACGGCGAGCTGCTGGTGAAAGGCAAAAAAGTGGCCGGCTTCACCAACTCCGAGGAAGC is a window from the Hymenobacter aquaticus genome containing:
- a CDS encoding type 1 glutamine amidotransferase domain-containing protein, with the protein product MNILMVLTSHDQLGNTGHKTGFWLEEFAAPYYVFKDAGATLTLASPAGGQPPLDPKSDDPSAQTDATKRFKADPEAQQALASTVKLDSVQAADYDAVFYPGGHGPLWDLAEDKKSIELIETLYAAGKPVAAVCHAPGVLRHVKAPNGELLVKGKKVAGFTNSEEAAVQLTDIVPFLVEDMLVQAGGHYSKGADWQPYVVREGNLITGQNPASSEPAAEELLQLLKK